In Diachasmimorpha longicaudata isolate KC_UGA_2023 chromosome 4, iyDiaLong2, whole genome shotgun sequence, a single genomic region encodes these proteins:
- the LOC135161535 gene encoding T-cell activation inhibitor, mitochondrial isoform X2: protein MKFLNVDMLLSVKRCFCMRDSVRALSSGEVSTALRPFYFTVHPDLFGQYPTQRTVNENSLKQLSSVIECLQQRRPINPMTLPFYLRSKDEREVKAGKFTLVKIQLNDKDLKKTIISILKTCNLPTTFVEKIEEPVRTTKKEKNFWEARGGFGRGVDFTDLEDDPLYQSIFMRRTMNSEPDTFKAYLDKHVNEAHVKLEACRPVREEVKKLEKILCEQLGLRDIFWDCGWNIAHYRGCLLAFQNLARHHPEQMEILRERTLVFANDTGISSEGNVLLNSGEVRHNWLDMIRNIPKHDLILRRLPAFEKAVSRVLLDIKIGRRKFMPKVMVGQYEHQLRQLTTTLSDYRGRPGYPKTWPSSLGSYELVIEAEAGPLMLSPTGQFIVPSSCPGFLLVTFITENLDEATKRLNHYNKIKYVERELHNKTIKELCLAGLNKDDSITPDLMIQCCEKLLKNKETLMPMLDGVMLWVTHYYSVMTDGVLCIPWDWKF, encoded by the exons atgaaatttttaaacgtcgATATGTTGTTGTCGGTTAAAAGATG CTTTTGCATGAGAGACTCGGTCAGAGCGCTTAGCAGCGGCGAGGTCTCCACTGCCCTCAGGCCCTTTTACTTCACTGTACATCCGGATTTATTTGGACAATATCCGACACAAAGG ACTGTCaacgaaaattccctgaaGCAGTTAAGCTCTGTTATCGAATGCCTTCAGCAACGGAGGCCAATTAATCCCATGACACTACCGTTTTATTTACGCTCCAAGGATGAAAGAGAAGTGAAGGCTGGGAAGTTTACACTTGTGAAGATACAGCTCAATGACAAAGACCTGAAGAAGACGATAATATCTATTTTGAAGACCTGTAATTTGCCCACGACCTTCGTGGAGAAGATTGAGGAGCCGGTCAGAACTACCAAGAAAGAGAAGAACTTCTGGGAGGCGAGGGGGGGCTTCGGGAGAGGGGTGGACTTCACTGATCTCGAGGATGATCCGCTCTATCAGTCGATTTTCATGAGGCGGACGATGAATTCAGAGCCTGACACTttcaa GGCATATTTAGATAAACACGTAAATGAAGCTCACGTAAAGCTGGAGGCCTGCAGGCCAGTGAGGGAGGAAGTCAAgaagttggaaaaaattctgtgCGAGCAGCTGGGGCTCAGGGACATCTTCTGGGATTGCGGCTGGAATATCGCGCACTACCGGGGGTGTCTCCTGGCCTTCCAGAACCTCGCGAGACATCATCCCGAGCAGATGGAGATCCTCAGGGAGAGGACACTGGTATTTGCCAATGACACTGGGATCAGTTCTGAGGGAAATGTTCTGTTGAATTCTGGAGAAGTTAGACATAACTGGCTGGAT ATGATTAGGAATATTCCGAAGCacgatctcattctccgacgTCTACCAGCTTTTGAGAAGGCTGTCTCTCGGGTTCTTCTAGATATAAAAATTGGCAGAAG GAAATTCATGCCGAAGGTCATGGTCGGACAGTACGAGCATCAACTGAGGCAATTAACTACTACTCTCTCGGATTATCGAGGGAGACCTGGGTACCCGAAGACTTGGCCATCGAGTTTGGGATCTTATGAGTTAGTTATCGAGGC GGAAGCTGGACCTCTCATGCTGTCCCCCACAGGACAATTTATCGTGCCATCCTCATGCCCAGGATTTTTGCTCGTTACTTTTATCACTGAAAATCTGGATGAGGCGACGAAGAGACTGAATCACTATAACAA AATAAAATATGTGGAGAGAGAACTTCACAATAAGACGATTAAAGAGCTCTGCTTGGCAGGATTGAACAAAGACGACAGCATAACCCCTGACCTTATGATCCAGTGCTGTGAGAAACTACTCAAAAATAAGGAGACACTGATGCCAATGCTAGATGGTGTCATGCTGTGGGTCACTCACTACTACTCAGTGATGACAGATGGTGTGCTGTGCATTCCATGGGACTGGAAATTCTAA
- the LOC135161540 gene encoding phospholipase B1, membrane-associated-like isoform X1: protein MCNRYKFASFFVSVSILQVIPMGMCQRTTLDNPFSIQLYRSLKDLAFGFIGRSSSSNAQGRHFRGVEEQDRTQYKIPDSLPFPCNKTGGRSRTVPSSVHRLRPGDIDVIAAMGDSLTAGFGLYANNIFDLFIENRGSSAFGGGQGTWRDTLTLPNILKEFNGNLFGFATRDAWSHHPESQFNVAESTSMSRDMPYMAKSLISRMRSDPRVDMTNHWKLVSIFIGANDICSDICYNPSAWASLDNHKADMLTTLRLLKDNLPRTLVSIVPVPDIKTLVEMKGRSKLCRITTDIECSCGFGLRFRHRRQEFFEINRRWIDLDEAIGTYPEFQTKDFAVVVQPITGNAQFPTLPDGRTDFRYLSADCFHLSQIANARTAFSIWRDLLEPVDQKTRSWDELDPDLGNFPCPTRERPFIATSGNS from the exons ATGTGCAATCGATATAAATTTGCCAGTTTTTTTGTGTCCGTGAGTATCTTACAAGTGATACCCATGGGGATGTGTCAGAGAACGACCCTGGACAATCCTTTTTCCATTCAGCTGTATCGGAGTCTCAAAGATTTGGCGTTCGGCTTCATCGGTAGGTCTA GTAGTTCGAATGCCCAAGGAAGGCACTTCCGAGGAGTCGAGGAGCAAGATCGCACTCAGTATAAAATTCCTGATTCTCTCCCATTCCCCTGCAATAAGACAG GTGGACGGTCGAGGACAGTGCCGTCGTCAGTGCATAGATTGAGACCCGGTGATATCGATGTGATTGCTGCGATGGGTGATTCCCTCACCGCGGGCTTCGGACTTTATGCGAATAATATTTTCGATCTTTTTATCGAAAATCGGGGGAGTTCGGCATTTGGAGGGGGACAAGGAACTTGGCGGGATACTCTGACGCTTCCTAATATCCTCAAG GAATTCAATGGGAATCTCTTTGGGTTCGCAACGAGGGATGCCTGGAGTCATCACCCTGAGTCTCAATTCAACGTTGCGGAGAGTACCTCGATGTCGAGAGACATGCCCTACATGGCTAAAAGCCTGATAAGCCGAATGAGGAGTGATCCTCGGGTAGACATGACGAATCACTGGAAG TTAGtgtcaatttttatcggaGCCAACGATATCTGTTCAGACATATGTTACAACCCTTCGGCGTGGGCCTCTCTAGACAATCACAAAGCCGACATGTTGACGACCCTACGCCTCCTCAAGGATAATCTACCCCGAACGCTGGTCTCGATAGTCCCAGTGCCGGATATCAAGACCCTCGTGGAAATGAAGGGTAGATCAAAACTCTGTCGGATAACGACAGACATAGAATGCTCCTGTGGCTTCGGGTTGAGATTCCGACATCGTAGGCAGGAGTTCTTTGAGATAAACCGAAG ATGGATAGACCTGGACGAGGCGATCGGAACCTACCCCGAATTCCAGACCAAAGACTTTGCGGTTGTTGTTCAACCGATTACTGGGAATGCGCAATTTCCAACTTTACCGGATGGACGCACTGATTTTCGGTACCTCTCAGCCGACTGTTTCCACTTGAGTCAAATAGCTAATGCACGAA CCGCGTTCTCCATTTGGAGGGATTTGCTAGAACCTGTTGACCAGAAGACACGTTCTTGGGATGAACTTGACCCAGACCTTGGAAATTTCCCCTGTCCCACTAGGGAAAGACCGTTTATCGCCACGTCGGGCAACAGTTAA
- the LOC135161534 gene encoding BTB/POZ domain-containing protein 17, with the protein MLRSTFRWMTGLWNNMDQNNTTNNVESTATISEVPVTPDAIEVDNSQTILLKIATLYAERLMNDICLVVDGIEYPAHRLILCASSDVFQVMLMSPQWSESQESRVTLRETPQCVPLFSEFLRYFYTGQIRISCEVVLPILSLADKYNVRDLITLCLEYMHNHIAVAALHGTLVSWLEYTSNCGHQDITQTCQNFIKWNIELVAGTADFGNFDLDVLVVLLHQSDLVIKDEMTLYKCLEDWLDHQANRLKAQLSPTEFESTLKQLVVAVMTPVRFPMMWPRQLAELLLFPLTKKYKEFFVERMAIGMAFHSGYHERVREVIRTEDDGALLFEPRLYTVDTCSSLLTIENFHSLPSYHTRTLVFSSHSFLAEYAGDRTCEWVVDLYPKGVWFKKFFLIVWQGTVEMPEHVIRSVRLSLTCKEPPSDRHEDMRVKIGVLIYGLQDGVEHIARVTEVIHRFNKKDRVLNLDDLLPFEELNPQQGVLQSDNSVSPFLVGANNDTLKLHIVISSAN; encoded by the exons ATGTTACGTAGTACATTTAGATGGATGACAGGTCTATGGAACAATATGGATCAGAATAATACAACAAATAATGTGGAGAGCACTGCCACCATTAGTGAAGTGCCAGTGACACCAGATGCGATCGAG GTCGATAATTCCCAGACGATACTCCTAAAAATAGCCACACTATATGCTGAACGTCTCATGAATGATATTTGTTTGGTAGTGGATGGAATCGAGTACCCTGCCCATCGATTGATTCTGTGTGCATCTAGTGATGTGTTTCAG GTAATGCTGATGTCCCCCCAATGGTCGGAATCTCAAGAATCCCGAGTAACTTTGCGGGAGACCCCGCAATGTGTCCCCTTATTCAGCGAATTTCTCCGGTACTTCTACACCGGCCAAATTCGAATAAGCTGCGAGGTAGTCTTGCCAATCCTCTCCCTAGCCGACAAGTACAACGTTCGTGACTTGATAACCCTGTGCCTTGAGTACATGCACAACCATATAGCTGTAGCCGCCCTTCATGGTACCCTGGTCTCCTGGCTAGAGTACACATCGAACTGCGGCCACCAGGACATCACTCAGACCTGCCAAAACTTCATAAAATGGAACATCGAGTTGGTGGCAGGAACTGCTGACTTTGGAAATTTTGACCTAGACGTTCTTGTGGTCCTTCTTCACCAGAGTGATCTTGTCATCAAGGACGAGATGACCCTCTACAAATGTCTGGAGGACTGGCTGGACCACCAGGCGAATCGTCTCAAGGCTCAGCTGAGCCCCACAGAATTCGAATCAACGCTGAAACAGCTCGTTGTTGCTGTCATGACACCAGTGAGATTCCCAATGATGTGGCCAAGACAACTGGCGGAGCTCCTCCTCTTCCCTTTGACCAAGAAGTACAAGGAGTTCTTCGTGGAGAGAATGGCCATAGGTATGGCATTTCACTCGGGATATCATGAGAGGGTCCGCGAGGTCATCCGGACTGAGGACGATGGGGCCTTGCTATTCGAGCCAAGATTGTATACTGTCGACACCTGCAGCTCACTCCTGACAATCGAGAATTTCCACAGTCTCCCCTCGTATCACACGAGAACTCTGGTTTTTTCCAGCCACTCGTTCCTCGCGGAATACGCTGGCGATCGCACTTGCGAGTGGGTCGTTGACCTCTATCCGAAGGGGGTCTGGTTTAAGAAATTCTTTCTCATTGTGTGGCAGGGGACTGTGGAAATGCCTGAGCATGTCATTAGGTCGGTGAGACTTTCGTTGACTTGCAAAGAACCACCCTCTGATCGTCATGAAGACATGAGGGTGAAGATTGGGGTGCTTATTTATGGCCTTCAAGATGGGGTTGAGCACATTGCCAGGGTAACTGAGGTCATTCATCGGTTTAATAAAAAGGATAGGGTTCTTAATCTGGATGATCTACTGCCTTTTGAAGAGCTCAATCCACAGCAGGGAGTCCTCCAGAGTGATAATTCTGTTTCACCCTTCCTGGTGGGGGCTAACAATGACACGCTTAAATTGCATATTGTTATCTCCTCCGCTAATTAG
- the LOC135161540 gene encoding phospholipase B1, membrane-associated-like isoform X2, with amino-acid sequence MCNRYKFASFFVSVSILQVIPMGMCQRTTLDNPFSIQLYRSLKDLAFGFIGSSNAQGRHFRGVEEQDRTQYKIPDSLPFPCNKTGGRSRTVPSSVHRLRPGDIDVIAAMGDSLTAGFGLYANNIFDLFIENRGSSAFGGGQGTWRDTLTLPNILKEFNGNLFGFATRDAWSHHPESQFNVAESTSMSRDMPYMAKSLISRMRSDPRVDMTNHWKLVSIFIGANDICSDICYNPSAWASLDNHKADMLTTLRLLKDNLPRTLVSIVPVPDIKTLVEMKGRSKLCRITTDIECSCGFGLRFRHRRQEFFEINRRWIDLDEAIGTYPEFQTKDFAVVVQPITGNAQFPTLPDGRTDFRYLSADCFHLSQIANARTAFSIWRDLLEPVDQKTRSWDELDPDLGNFPCPTRERPFIATSGNS; translated from the exons ATGTGCAATCGATATAAATTTGCCAGTTTTTTTGTGTCCGTGAGTATCTTACAAGTGATACCCATGGGGATGTGTCAGAGAACGACCCTGGACAATCCTTTTTCCATTCAGCTGTATCGGAGTCTCAAAGATTTGGCGTTCGGCTTCATCGGTAG TTCGAATGCCCAAGGAAGGCACTTCCGAGGAGTCGAGGAGCAAGATCGCACTCAGTATAAAATTCCTGATTCTCTCCCATTCCCCTGCAATAAGACAG GTGGACGGTCGAGGACAGTGCCGTCGTCAGTGCATAGATTGAGACCCGGTGATATCGATGTGATTGCTGCGATGGGTGATTCCCTCACCGCGGGCTTCGGACTTTATGCGAATAATATTTTCGATCTTTTTATCGAAAATCGGGGGAGTTCGGCATTTGGAGGGGGACAAGGAACTTGGCGGGATACTCTGACGCTTCCTAATATCCTCAAG GAATTCAATGGGAATCTCTTTGGGTTCGCAACGAGGGATGCCTGGAGTCATCACCCTGAGTCTCAATTCAACGTTGCGGAGAGTACCTCGATGTCGAGAGACATGCCCTACATGGCTAAAAGCCTGATAAGCCGAATGAGGAGTGATCCTCGGGTAGACATGACGAATCACTGGAAG TTAGtgtcaatttttatcggaGCCAACGATATCTGTTCAGACATATGTTACAACCCTTCGGCGTGGGCCTCTCTAGACAATCACAAAGCCGACATGTTGACGACCCTACGCCTCCTCAAGGATAATCTACCCCGAACGCTGGTCTCGATAGTCCCAGTGCCGGATATCAAGACCCTCGTGGAAATGAAGGGTAGATCAAAACTCTGTCGGATAACGACAGACATAGAATGCTCCTGTGGCTTCGGGTTGAGATTCCGACATCGTAGGCAGGAGTTCTTTGAGATAAACCGAAG ATGGATAGACCTGGACGAGGCGATCGGAACCTACCCCGAATTCCAGACCAAAGACTTTGCGGTTGTTGTTCAACCGATTACTGGGAATGCGCAATTTCCAACTTTACCGGATGGACGCACTGATTTTCGGTACCTCTCAGCCGACTGTTTCCACTTGAGTCAAATAGCTAATGCACGAA CCGCGTTCTCCATTTGGAGGGATTTGCTAGAACCTGTTGACCAGAAGACACGTTCTTGGGATGAACTTGACCCAGACCTTGGAAATTTCCCCTGTCCCACTAGGGAAAGACCGTTTATCGCCACGTCGGGCAACAGTTAA
- the Gfzf gene encoding glutathione S-transferase 1, giving the protein MKLYSVSDGPPSLACRQALKALNIDYELVDVDYGKGEHMTEQYAQLNPQKEIPTLVDGDLIMGESNAILQYLGDKYDVSGKLYPKDPKARAIVNHRLCFNMAMYYRNISEYVMAPIFFAYERTPLGLKKLKMSLDVFETYMKTSKSKYAAGGQLTIADFPLNTATMCLEAIGFSLSPWPHVEMWYNNFKVNHPELWEISAGGMKEISFFEKNPPDLSHMDHPIHPIRKIQK; this is encoded by the exons ATGAAACTGTACTCCGTCTCGGATGGCCCACCGTCCCTGGCGTGTCGCCAGGCCCTGAAGGCTCTGAACATCGATTACGAGCTCGTCGACGTTGATTATGGAAAGGGCGAGCACATGACCGAGCAATACGCCCAGCTGAATCCGCAAAAGGAAATCCCAACGCTTGTGGATGGGGATCTAATTATGGGTGAGAGTAATGCTATTCTGCAATACCTAGGGGACAAGTACGATGTTTCCGGAAAACTATATCCGAAAGATCCGAAAGCTCGAGCTATCGTTAACCATCGATTGTGCTTCAATATGGCGATGTATTATCGAAATATTTCGGAATACGTT ATGGCTCCTATATTTTTTGCCTACGAGAGAACTCCCCTAGGTCTCAAGAAACTTAAGATGTCTCTTGATGTGTTTGAAACTTACATGAAGACTTCCAAGTCTAAATATGCAGCTGGAG GTCAACTTACGATTGCTGATTTTCCTCTGAATACTGCAACAATGTGCCTGGAGGCCATCGGGTTCTCGTTGTCTCCGTGGCCTCACGTGGAAATGTGGTACAATAATTTCAAGGTCAATCATCCGGAGCTCTGGGAGATATCCGCTGGGGGGATGAAGGAAATTAGCTTTTTCGAGAAGAATCCACCTGATTTGTCCCACATGGACCACCCAATCCACCCCATTCGCAAAATCCAGAAATGA
- the LOC135161535 gene encoding T-cell activation inhibitor, mitochondrial isoform X1 yields the protein MKFLNVDMLLSVKRCFCMRDSVRALSSGEVSTALRPFYFTVHPDLFGQYPTQRTVNENSLKQLSSVIECLQQRRPINPMTLPFYLRSKDEREVKAGKFTLVKIQLNDKDLKKTIISILKTCNLPTTFVEKIEEPVRTTKKEKNFWEARGGFGRGVDFTDLEDDPLYQSIFMRRTMNSEPDTFKAYLDKHVNEAHVKLEACRPVREEVKKLEKILCEQLGLRDIFWDCGWNIAHYRGCLLAFQNLARHHPEQMEILRERTLVFANDTGISSEGNVLLNSGEVRHNWLDMIRNIPKHDLILRRLPAFEKAVSRVLLDIKIGRRVLYMCRKFMPKVMVGQYEHQLRQLTTTLSDYRGRPGYPKTWPSSLGSYELVIEAEAGPLMLSPTGQFIVPSSCPGFLLVTFITENLDEATKRLNHYNKIKYVERELHNKTIKELCLAGLNKDDSITPDLMIQCCEKLLKNKETLMPMLDGVMLWVTHYYSVMTDGVLCIPWDWKF from the exons atgaaatttttaaacgtcgATATGTTGTTGTCGGTTAAAAGATG CTTTTGCATGAGAGACTCGGTCAGAGCGCTTAGCAGCGGCGAGGTCTCCACTGCCCTCAGGCCCTTTTACTTCACTGTACATCCGGATTTATTTGGACAATATCCGACACAAAGG ACTGTCaacgaaaattccctgaaGCAGTTAAGCTCTGTTATCGAATGCCTTCAGCAACGGAGGCCAATTAATCCCATGACACTACCGTTTTATTTACGCTCCAAGGATGAAAGAGAAGTGAAGGCTGGGAAGTTTACACTTGTGAAGATACAGCTCAATGACAAAGACCTGAAGAAGACGATAATATCTATTTTGAAGACCTGTAATTTGCCCACGACCTTCGTGGAGAAGATTGAGGAGCCGGTCAGAACTACCAAGAAAGAGAAGAACTTCTGGGAGGCGAGGGGGGGCTTCGGGAGAGGGGTGGACTTCACTGATCTCGAGGATGATCCGCTCTATCAGTCGATTTTCATGAGGCGGACGATGAATTCAGAGCCTGACACTttcaa GGCATATTTAGATAAACACGTAAATGAAGCTCACGTAAAGCTGGAGGCCTGCAGGCCAGTGAGGGAGGAAGTCAAgaagttggaaaaaattctgtgCGAGCAGCTGGGGCTCAGGGACATCTTCTGGGATTGCGGCTGGAATATCGCGCACTACCGGGGGTGTCTCCTGGCCTTCCAGAACCTCGCGAGACATCATCCCGAGCAGATGGAGATCCTCAGGGAGAGGACACTGGTATTTGCCAATGACACTGGGATCAGTTCTGAGGGAAATGTTCTGTTGAATTCTGGAGAAGTTAGACATAACTGGCTGGAT ATGATTAGGAATATTCCGAAGCacgatctcattctccgacgTCTACCAGCTTTTGAGAAGGCTGTCTCTCGGGTTCTTCTAGATATAAAAATTGGCAGAAG GGTGCTTTATATGTGCAGGAAATTCATGCCGAAGGTCATGGTCGGACAGTACGAGCATCAACTGAGGCAATTAACTACTACTCTCTCGGATTATCGAGGGAGACCTGGGTACCCGAAGACTTGGCCATCGAGTTTGGGATCTTATGAGTTAGTTATCGAGGC GGAAGCTGGACCTCTCATGCTGTCCCCCACAGGACAATTTATCGTGCCATCCTCATGCCCAGGATTTTTGCTCGTTACTTTTATCACTGAAAATCTGGATGAGGCGACGAAGAGACTGAATCACTATAACAA AATAAAATATGTGGAGAGAGAACTTCACAATAAGACGATTAAAGAGCTCTGCTTGGCAGGATTGAACAAAGACGACAGCATAACCCCTGACCTTATGATCCAGTGCTGTGAGAAACTACTCAAAAATAAGGAGACACTGATGCCAATGCTAGATGGTGTCATGCTGTGGGTCACTCACTACTACTCAGTGATGACAGATGGTGTGCTGTGCATTCCATGGGACTGGAAATTCTAA
- the LOC135161537 gene encoding equilibrative nucleoside transporter 2, whose protein sequence is MFGERRRLGRKRMAYSINRRPLLGGSDSEFEDDIETEMDDASVSVPDQNHLLPLPRDRYNLAYIVFYLLGINTLIPWAFFITADEYWMYKFRAIHPNNTGLHNYTHTEILEKRTDLQASFTSYLNIASAIPSTLFLILNTFLSKILSQQVRMIGTQLLILLLFIMTTAFVKINTDEWQNTFLIIVLTSFAIVNALSAIFGGSLMGIVGRFNPKYITAMSSGQALGGIFTALTEILSLWIGASPVVSGLVYFIIGDIVLLCSLIAYIFLEREEYFLHHMMQKPRPPESNFSVNAEVSFVEGPKTNYVNILKRIWPYALGIFLTFFVTMSVYPAITVLVESKNKGKGYAWNDIYFVPVITYLTFSCGDYIGRILAGIFLWPKGKPWLIVIFALIRAIFVPALMFCNAQPRHHLPVYITDDVYYMLLTIIFAIGNGYLCNIAFILVPTVVDSHDKEIASAMMGAFLGLGISIGSALSLVLVKSL, encoded by the exons ATGTTTGGAGAACGCAGACGACTCGGGAGAAAA AGGATGGCGTACTCCATTAACAGAAGACCATTGCTGGGGGGGAGTGACAGTGAATTTGAGGATGACATCGAAACGGAAATGGATGATGCTAGTGTTTCTGTACCAGATCAAAACCATTTGCTGCCTCTCCCTAGGGACAG ATACAACTTGGCTTACATTGTTTTCTACTTATTGGGAATAAATACTCTCATACCCTGGGCCTTTTTTATCACTGCCGACGag TACTGGATGTACAAATTCAGGGCAATTCACCCCAACAACACTGGCCTCCACAACTACACGCACACCGAAATTCTAGAGAAGAGGACAGATCTTCAAGCGAGTTTTACATCCTACCTGAACATCGCCAGTGCTATCCCAAGcactttatttttaatactgAATACATTTCTTAGTAAAAT ATTATCACAGCAAGTGAGGATGATAGGGACTCAATTGCTCATTCTCCTGCTGTTCATAATGACAACTGCATTTGTTAAAATTAACACGGACGAAT GGCAGaatacatttttaattatcgtgCTGACATCATTTGCCATTGTTAACG CCTTGAGTGCCATTTTTGGAGGAAGTTTAATGGGAATCGTAGGACGTTTTAATCCAAAATACATAACAGCAATGTCGAGTGGTCAGGCTTTGGGTGGAATATTTACAGCTTTGACGGAGATATTGTCCCTCTGGATTGGAGCTAGTCCAGTTGTCTCTGGCCTCGTTTATTTCATCATTGGAGATATTGTCCTTTTATGCTCTCTGATCGCATACATTTTTCTCGAACGAGAG GAATATTTCTTGCATCATATGATGCAGAAACCGAGGCCACCAGAGTCCAATTTCTCAGTGAATGCTGAAGTTAGTTTTGTCGAGGGACCAAAAACTAATTATGTCAATATATTGAAGAGAATATGGCCTTATGCTCTCGGCATTTTTCTCACATTCTTCGTTACTATGTCTGTTTACCCTGCTATTACCGTCCTCGTGGAGAGCAAGAACAAGGGGAAGGGTTATGCCTGGAATG ATATCTACTTCGTACCTGTTATCACATATCTCACATTCAGTTGTGGGGATTACATCGGTCGTATACTCGCCGGAATTTTCCTCTGG CCGAAAGGTAAACCGTGGCTCATCGTAATATTCGCCCTAATTCGAGCGATATTCGTGCCAGCATTGATGTTCTGCAACGCCCAGCCTCGTCATCATCTCCCAGTGTACATAACTGATGATGTTTACTACATGCTCTTGACTATTATCTTCGCCATTGGCAATGGCTATCTCTGCAATATTGCGTTCATCCTGGTCCCGAC GGTTGTTGATTCCCATGACAAGGAAATAGCCTCAGCAATGATGGGTGCGTTTCTCGGGCTAGGAATTTCCATTGGATCTGCCCTTAGTCTAGTGTTAGTAAAATCTCTCTGA